A genomic region of Streptosporangium lutulentum contains the following coding sequences:
- a CDS encoding bifunctional 3,4-dihydroxy-2-butanone-4-phosphate synthase/GTP cyclohydrolase II — protein MIKLDPIERAVADVREGKAIVVVDDENRENEGDIIFAASKATPELLAFTIRHSSGVVCVPMRGEDLDRLGLPLMVHDNKERLRTAYTISVDARDGVSTGISASDRARTIRTLCDSATEPFELVRPGHVFPLRYREGGVLVRRGHTEAAVDLARLAGLGPAGVLAEVVNDDGTMMRLPELREFCDEHDLALVSIEQLVEYRRRTEQMVARIAETRLPNKYGMWKAYGYASALDGGEHMALVYGELGDGENVLVRAHSECLTGDVFGSLRCDCGVQLDRAMSNIAAEGRGVIVYLRGHEGRGIGLMAKLKAYGLQDGGSDTVDANLELGLPVDAREFSNAGQILADLGVKSIRLLSNNPAKVRGMDGYGIKVLGREPMPVEMNPYNEKYLRAKRDRLGHDIPEESA, from the coding sequence GTGATCAAGCTGGACCCGATCGAACGGGCGGTCGCCGATGTCCGCGAGGGCAAGGCCATCGTGGTCGTCGACGACGAGAACCGCGAGAACGAGGGTGACATCATCTTCGCCGCGTCCAAGGCCACGCCGGAGTTGCTGGCCTTCACCATCCGGCACAGCAGCGGTGTGGTGTGCGTGCCGATGCGCGGCGAGGACCTCGACAGGCTCGGCCTGCCGCTGATGGTGCACGACAACAAGGAACGCCTCCGCACCGCCTACACGATCAGTGTGGACGCCCGTGACGGGGTGAGCACCGGCATCTCGGCCTCGGACCGGGCCAGGACGATCCGCACCCTGTGCGACTCGGCCACCGAGCCGTTCGAGCTGGTGCGGCCCGGCCACGTCTTCCCGCTCCGCTACCGCGAGGGCGGCGTGCTGGTCCGGCGCGGCCACACCGAGGCGGCCGTGGACCTGGCCAGGCTCGCCGGGCTGGGCCCGGCGGGCGTGCTGGCCGAGGTCGTCAACGACGACGGCACGATGATGCGACTGCCCGAGCTGCGCGAGTTCTGTGACGAGCACGACCTCGCGCTCGTCTCGATCGAGCAACTGGTGGAGTACCGGCGGCGGACCGAGCAGATGGTGGCCAGGATCGCGGAGACGCGCCTGCCGAACAAGTACGGGATGTGGAAGGCGTACGGCTACGCCAGCGCGCTGGACGGCGGCGAGCACATGGCCCTGGTCTACGGCGAGCTGGGGGACGGGGAGAACGTCCTGGTGCGGGCGCACTCCGAATGCCTGACCGGGGACGTGTTCGGATCACTGCGGTGCGACTGCGGCGTGCAACTCGACCGCGCGATGTCGAACATCGCGGCCGAGGGCCGAGGGGTGATCGTGTACCTGCGCGGGCACGAGGGCCGCGGGATCGGGCTGATGGCCAAACTCAAGGCGTACGGCCTCCAGGACGGCGGCAGCGACACCGTGGACGCCAACCTTGAGCTCGGGCTGCCGGTGGACGCGCGGGAGTTCTCCAACGCGGGGCAGATCCTCGCCGACCTGGGCGTCAAGTCGATCCGGTTGCTGAGCAACAACCCGGCGAAGGTGCGGGGCATGGACGGCTACGGGATCAAGGTGCTCGGCCGGGAGCCGATGCCCGTGGAGATGAACCCGTACAACGAGAAATACCTGAGGGCCAAGCGCGACCGCCTCGGCCACGACATTCCCGAGGAGAGCGCATGA
- a CDS encoding nicotinamide mononucleotide transporter family protein — protein MNWAEAGFEVLGTKVLWTDLIGNVAALATVLLAIRKSIWTWPVQLVGSVLLLVASINAHITGNALKQVMFGALAVYGWWRWSRGTQGGQELAVRPATSRERFGLLGVMVAGTAAVGVIFFVAGLSWGSHAPLPEGYFLVAADAYIFVGSAVATWAQSRALVDFWLIWVAVDLVGVPVAFRSGLVVSGAVYGVFFVLVLVGFFNWLKEYRSRAVLVPKEAV, from the coding sequence GTGAACTGGGCCGAGGCCGGATTCGAGGTCCTCGGGACCAAGGTCCTGTGGACCGACCTGATCGGGAACGTGGCCGCGCTGGCCACCGTGCTGCTGGCGATCCGCAAGTCGATCTGGACCTGGCCGGTGCAACTCGTCGGCTCGGTGCTGCTGCTCGTCGCCTCGATCAACGCGCACATCACCGGCAACGCGCTCAAGCAGGTCATGTTCGGCGCGCTGGCCGTCTACGGCTGGTGGCGCTGGTCGCGCGGCACCCAGGGCGGGCAGGAGCTGGCCGTGCGCCCCGCCACGAGCCGCGAGCGGTTCGGGCTGCTGGGGGTCATGGTCGCGGGCACGGCCGCGGTCGGGGTGATCTTCTTCGTCGCCGGGCTCTCCTGGGGTTCGCACGCCCCGCTGCCCGAGGGCTACTTCCTGGTCGCCGCCGACGCCTACATCTTCGTCGGCAGCGCGGTCGCGACCTGGGCCCAGAGCCGGGCGCTGGTCGACTTCTGGCTGATCTGGGTGGCCGTCGACCTGGTGGGCGTGCCGGTGGCCTTCCGCTCGGGACTGGTCGTCTCGGGAGCCGTGTACGGAGTCTTCTTCGTGCTCGTCCTGGTCGGATTCTTCAACTGGCTCAAGGAGTACCGGTCGAGGGCCGTGCTCGTTCCGAAGGAGGCGGTGTGA
- a CDS encoding AAA family ATPase: MDSPGRLAELLDEQAYLAGEGLATAAFLALRMGRPLLLEGEAGVGKTELARALAAVLEAPLIRLQCYEGLDASQALYDWDFARQLLHLKAAEAGGITDSARLEEEVYGRRFLIARPLLRAIETQPAVLLIDEVDRADVEFEAILLEVLSDFAISVPELGTIRAERPPVVVLTSNRTREVHDALKRRCLYHWLEHPSFEREVAILRRRLPACSESLAEQVAKATGRLRETDLIKPPGIAETLDWTEALLTLGARELDPDVAAATLGALLKHREDHEAVLGNGFFGDLRG; this comes from the coding sequence ATGGACTCTCCCGGCCGGCTGGCCGAGCTGCTCGACGAGCAGGCGTATCTCGCCGGCGAGGGGCTGGCCACGGCGGCGTTCCTCGCGCTGAGGATGGGCCGCCCGCTCCTGCTCGAAGGCGAGGCGGGCGTCGGCAAGACCGAGCTGGCCAGGGCCCTCGCGGCCGTGCTGGAGGCGCCGCTGATCCGGCTGCAGTGCTACGAGGGGCTGGACGCCTCCCAGGCCCTGTACGACTGGGACTTCGCCCGCCAGCTCCTGCACCTGAAGGCCGCCGAGGCGGGCGGGATCACCGACTCCGCGCGGCTGGAGGAGGAGGTCTACGGCCGGCGGTTCCTGATCGCCCGGCCGCTGCTGAGGGCGATCGAGACCCAGCCGGCCGTGCTGCTCATCGACGAGGTCGACCGGGCCGACGTGGAGTTCGAGGCGATCCTGCTGGAGGTGCTCTCCGACTTCGCGATCTCCGTTCCCGAACTCGGCACGATCCGCGCCGAGCGGCCGCCGGTGGTCGTGCTGACCTCCAACCGCACCCGCGAGGTGCACGACGCGCTCAAGAGACGCTGCCTCTACCACTGGCTGGAACACCCCTCCTTCGAGCGGGAGGTGGCGATCCTGCGCAGGCGGCTCCCCGCGTGCTCCGAGAGCCTCGCCGAGCAGGTGGCCAAGGCGACGGGACGGCTCCGCGAGACCGATCTCATCAAACCGCCCGGGATCGCCGAGACCCTCGACTGGACCGAGGCGCTGCTGACCCTCGGCGCGCGGGAGCTGGACCCCGACGTGGCCGCCGCCACGCTGGGCGCCCTGCTCAAGCACCGGGAGGACCACGAGGCCGTGCTGGGGAACGGGTTCTTCGGTGATCTCCGAGGCTGA
- a CDS encoding TrkH family potassium uptake protein, with protein sequence MRNLVRQINTPSRVVVAAFLAVVAIGTALLSLPVAVEAGQVTSWPAALFTATSAVCVTGLAVHDTAEHWSFFGEIVILVLMQIGGFGIMTLSSILAVVVSGRLGLRARLNTQAETKTLGPGDVRRVITGVAKVTLVAEVITATVLCARFMIGYGEPFGRAVYYGIFHAVSAFTNAGFALWPDSIMRFVGDPWICLPLALAVVAGGLGFPVYAVLRQNWRHPARWSLHAKITLGTTAVLLFGGALAITAIEWNNPGTMGGLSPGLRIMAGFFHSAMTRSGGLNSVDTSQMSENSWLISDVLMFIGAGSASTGGGIKVTTFALLGYVILAELRGEPDVSAGRRRIPEQLQRQALTIALLSVASVAVGTVVMMTVTPFKLDRILFEVVSAFGTVGLSTGVTAEAGTAGHLVLTALMFIGRIGPVTLGAALALHIQTRRFRYPEERPLVG encoded by the coding sequence GTGAGGAACCTGGTCCGGCAGATCAACACACCGTCGAGAGTCGTCGTGGCGGCTTTCCTGGCGGTGGTCGCCATCGGCACGGCGCTGCTGTCGCTACCGGTCGCGGTCGAGGCGGGCCAGGTCACCTCGTGGCCGGCCGCCCTGTTCACCGCCACCTCGGCGGTGTGCGTGACCGGGCTGGCCGTGCACGACACCGCGGAACACTGGTCGTTCTTCGGCGAGATCGTGATCCTGGTGCTGATGCAGATCGGCGGTTTCGGGATCATGACGCTCTCCTCGATCCTCGCGGTGGTCGTCTCCGGCAGGCTGGGGCTGCGCGCCCGGCTCAACACCCAGGCCGAGACCAAGACCCTCGGCCCCGGCGACGTGCGCCGGGTGATCACGGGTGTCGCCAAGGTCACGCTGGTGGCGGAGGTCATCACCGCCACGGTGCTCTGCGCCCGCTTCATGATCGGGTACGGCGAGCCGTTCGGCCGCGCGGTCTACTACGGGATCTTCCACGCGGTCTCGGCCTTCACCAATGCCGGGTTCGCGCTCTGGCCGGACAGCATCATGAGGTTCGTCGGCGACCCGTGGATCTGTCTCCCCCTCGCGCTGGCGGTGGTCGCCGGAGGTCTCGGATTCCCCGTCTACGCCGTGCTCCGGCAGAACTGGCGCCACCCGGCCCGCTGGTCGCTGCACGCCAAGATCACACTGGGGACGACCGCCGTCCTGCTGTTCGGCGGGGCCCTGGCCATCACCGCCATCGAGTGGAACAATCCCGGCACCATGGGCGGGCTCTCCCCCGGCCTGCGGATCATGGCCGGGTTCTTCCACAGCGCCATGACGCGGAGCGGCGGCCTGAACTCGGTCGACACCTCACAGATGAGCGAGAACTCCTGGCTGATCAGCGATGTGCTGATGTTCATCGGGGCGGGCAGCGCGAGCACCGGCGGCGGCATCAAGGTGACGACGTTCGCACTTCTCGGATATGTCATCCTGGCCGAGCTGCGTGGTGAGCCGGACGTCTCGGCGGGCCGCCGCCGCATTCCCGAGCAGCTCCAACGGCAGGCGCTGACCATCGCGCTTCTGAGTGTGGCGTCGGTCGCCGTGGGCACCGTGGTGATGATGACGGTGACCCCGTTCAAGCTCGATCGCATACTGTTCGAGGTGGTTTCCGCCTTCGGCACGGTCGGCCTGTCGACGGGGGTCACCGCTGAGGCCGGTACCGCGGGGCACCTGGTCCTGACGGCCCTGATGTTCATCGGCCGGATCGGCCCGGTGACCCTCGGCGCCGCCCTGGCCCTGCACATCCAGACTCGTCGATTCCGCTATCCGGAGGAGCGTCCCCTCGTTGGTTGA
- a CDS encoding vWA domain-containing protein has product MISEADGDRRDGAPEALAAAVTPGDLVAVMTGFARTLRAAGVPADHDRTQNFLRALSHLDAARPGDAYWAGRFTLCASADDLPRYDRVFRAYFGGLRAGRAKPAAVTVVRHTAALAGDRGESGDSPVPAATASAAEVLRNRDVARMTGAELAEVHRLLALLRTGREQRRSRRFKPSHRGGLDGRATIREALRRGGETARLRYRTHRTRPRRVVLLVDVSGSMTPYADTLLRLGHALVRSEPRATEVFSAGTRLTRLTAELRHRDPATAMNAVSRAIPDWSGGTRLGEELRRFLASNDAGGAVVVIASDGWERGDVSLLGAEMARLSRTAHRVIWVNPHKGQKGYQPLTAGMSVALPYVDDFVAGHSLAAFEELARLLGGANA; this is encoded by the coding sequence GTGATCTCCGAGGCTGACGGCGACCGGCGGGACGGCGCCCCCGAAGCCCTCGCGGCGGCGGTGACCCCGGGGGACCTGGTCGCCGTCATGACCGGTTTCGCCAGGACGCTGCGCGCCGCCGGAGTCCCCGCCGACCACGACAGGACCCAGAACTTCCTGCGGGCCCTGTCCCACCTGGACGCCGCCAGGCCCGGCGACGCCTACTGGGCGGGCCGGTTCACCCTGTGCGCCTCGGCGGACGACCTGCCCCGCTACGACCGGGTCTTCCGGGCCTACTTCGGAGGACTGCGCGCGGGCCGTGCGAAACCCGCGGCGGTCACCGTCGTCCGGCACACCGCGGCTCTGGCCGGTGATCGGGGGGAGAGCGGCGACAGCCCGGTCCCCGCGGCGACCGCGAGCGCGGCGGAGGTGCTGCGCAACCGGGACGTGGCCAGGATGACCGGGGCGGAGCTGGCCGAGGTGCACCGGCTGCTCGCCCTGCTCAGGACGGGGCGTGAGCAGCGCAGGTCGCGCCGGTTCAAGCCGTCGCACCGGGGCGGGCTGGACGGCAGGGCGACGATCCGCGAGGCGCTGCGGCGGGGCGGGGAGACCGCCAGGCTCCGCTATCGCACGCACAGGACCAGACCTCGCCGGGTCGTGCTGCTGGTGGACGTCAGCGGCTCCATGACCCCCTACGCCGACACACTGCTCCGCCTCGGCCACGCGCTGGTCAGGTCCGAGCCCCGGGCCACCGAGGTGTTCAGCGCCGGTACCCGGCTCACCCGGCTCACCGCCGAGCTGCGCCACCGGGACCCGGCCACCGCGATGAACGCCGTCTCCCGCGCGATCCCCGACTGGAGCGGCGGCACCCGGCTGGGCGAGGAGCTCAGGAGGTTCCTGGCGTCGAACGACGCCGGGGGCGCGGTGGTGGTGATCGCCTCCGACGGATGGGAGCGGGGGGACGTCTCCCTGCTCGGCGCGGAGATGGCCCGGCTGTCCCGGACGGCGCACCGGGTGATCTGGGTCAACCCGCACAAGGGTCAGAAGGGGTATCAACCGCTCACCGCCGGGATGAGCGTCGCCCTGCCGTATGTTGACGATTTTGTGGCTGGGCACAGTCTGGCCGCTTTCGAAGAACTCGCCAGGTTGCTGGGAGGCGCGAATGCGTGA
- a CDS encoding oxygenase MpaB family protein, which yields MDHGLFGPDSVTWRVMGEPILLVGGFRAMLMQGLHPRAMRGVAQNSALMDPAEAWSRFVRTTEFVRVRTYGTRAEVARAGARVRKIHSRLTALDLDTGERFRLDDPDALLWVHVGEVDSYLSVARRAGVRLTDEEADRFVDEWRRAAEVVGLRPEDVPGSVGEMYDYIEDRRPGLYFAPEVPHPLRQSLNAPLPLYLTPLKPVLPMLTVLAFATLPRWARKLYGLPATPLGDLWATATLKALHTGVGLLPAPVRYSPDARRARRAMAERAA from the coding sequence ATGGACCATGGACTGTTCGGGCCGGATTCGGTGACCTGGCGGGTGATGGGGGAGCCGATCCTGCTGGTCGGTGGCTTCCGGGCGATGCTCATGCAGGGCCTGCACCCTCGTGCGATGCGCGGCGTCGCCCAGAACTCCGCGCTGATGGATCCGGCCGAGGCGTGGTCCCGCTTCGTCCGCACCACCGAGTTCGTCCGCGTGCGCACCTATGGCACGCGCGCCGAGGTCGCCCGTGCCGGGGCCAGGGTCAGGAAGATCCACTCACGGCTCACCGCCCTCGACCTCGACACCGGGGAGCGCTTCCGCCTCGACGACCCCGACGCGCTGCTCTGGGTGCACGTGGGCGAGGTCGACTCCTACCTGTCGGTCGCCCGGAGGGCCGGGGTGCGCCTGACGGACGAGGAGGCCGACCGGTTCGTCGACGAGTGGCGGCGGGCCGCCGAGGTCGTCGGTCTCCGTCCCGAGGACGTCCCCGGTTCGGTCGGCGAGATGTACGACTACATCGAGGACCGCAGGCCCGGCCTCTACTTCGCCCCCGAGGTGCCCCACCCGCTCCGCCAGTCGCTCAACGCGCCGCTTCCGCTGTATCTGACGCCGCTCAAGCCGGTGCTCCCCATGCTCACCGTGCTGGCGTTCGCGACCCTGCCGCGCTGGGCTCGCAAGCTGTACGGCCTGCCCGCCACACCGCTCGGCGACCTGTGGGCGACGGCCACCCTGAAAGCCCTGCACACCGGGGTCGGCCTGCTTCCCGCGCCGGTCAGATACTCCCCGGACGCCCGCCGGGCAAGGCGGGCGATGGCCGAGCGGGCCGCCTAG
- a CDS encoding helix-turn-helix domain-containing protein, producing MAKETTDIFVNDPLALRALAHPIRLALLEALAAEETATATRCAELTGESVASCSYHLRILARHGFIEEAASPGREKPWRRTHLRYGFPRVAASPEQESATLAFAEVYVRQETERLLAWHRAMPGEPEEWQEATATIGSTLWLTSEEAHDLRGELSTLVKRYFPRTADPALRPPGARTVRFFAATSVPPSPPAPASDVSSPEPL from the coding sequence ATGGCGAAAGAAACCACCGACATCTTCGTGAACGATCCCCTGGCCCTGCGCGCGCTGGCCCACCCCATCCGGCTGGCGCTTTTGGAGGCTCTGGCCGCGGAGGAGACCGCGACGGCGACCCGTTGCGCGGAGCTGACCGGTGAGAGCGTGGCCAGCTGTTCCTATCACCTGCGAATCCTGGCCAGGCACGGCTTCATCGAGGAGGCCGCCTCTCCCGGCAGGGAGAAGCCGTGGCGCCGCACCCACCTGCGGTACGGCTTCCCCAGGGTGGCCGCCTCCCCCGAACAGGAGAGCGCCACCCTGGCGTTCGCCGAGGTGTACGTCCGCCAGGAGACGGAGCGCCTGCTCGCCTGGCACCGCGCCATGCCCGGCGAGCCCGAGGAGTGGCAGGAGGCCACCGCGACCATCGGCAGCACGCTCTGGCTGACCTCCGAGGAGGCCCATGATCTCCGTGGTGAGCTGAGCACCCTCGTCAAGCGCTACTTCCCCCGCACCGCCGACCCCGCTCTGCGCCCGCCGGGCGCCCGTACGGTCCGCTTCTTCGCGGCCACCAGCGTCCCCCCGTCCCCGCCCGCCCCGGCCTCCGACGTCTCGTCGCCGGAGCCCTTGTGA
- a CDS encoding potassium channel family protein encodes MVDKKSRGDAVVVIGLGRFGGSLAVELVGRDVEVLGVDNDSKTVQQLSGQLTHVVCADSTDPDALTQLGIAEFGRAVVGIGTDIEASILTTSILSDLGVPDIWAKAISLQHGRILERVGAHHVVQPEHDMGERVAHLVTGRMLDYVEIDEGYALIKTKAPRWADGKTLGDLGIRKKYGVTVIGSKKPGGGFTYCTSDTVIQNGDTLLVAGETDKTERFAEET; translated from the coding sequence TTGGTTGACAAGAAGAGCCGCGGCGACGCGGTCGTGGTGATCGGCCTCGGCCGGTTCGGCGGCTCGCTGGCGGTGGAACTCGTGGGACGCGACGTCGAGGTGCTCGGCGTGGACAACGACTCCAAGACGGTGCAGCAGCTCTCCGGGCAGCTCACCCACGTGGTGTGCGCCGACTCCACCGACCCCGACGCGCTCACGCAGCTGGGCATCGCGGAGTTCGGCCGGGCCGTGGTCGGCATCGGCACCGACATCGAGGCGAGCATCCTGACCACCTCGATCCTGAGCGATCTCGGCGTCCCGGACATCTGGGCCAAGGCGATCAGCCTGCAGCACGGCCGGATCCTGGAGCGCGTGGGCGCCCATCACGTGGTGCAGCCCGAGCACGACATGGGCGAGCGGGTCGCCCACCTGGTCACCGGCAGGATGCTCGACTACGTGGAGATCGACGAGGGTTACGCCCTGATCAAGACCAAGGCTCCCCGATGGGCCGACGGCAAGACCCTGGGCGATCTCGGCATCCGCAAGAAGTACGGGGTCACCGTGATCGGGAGCAAGAAGCCCGGCGGCGGATTCACCTACTGCACCTCCGACACGGTCATCCAGAACGGCGACACCCTCCTCGTGGCGGGCGAGACCGACAAGACCGAGCGGTTCGCCGAGGAGACCTGA
- a CDS encoding riboflavin synthase — protein sequence MFTGIVEELGEVAAIEPFEDAARMSILGRAVTADAGHGDSIAVNGVCLTVVDVRGEVFTADVMKETLDRSSLGALKPGSRVNLERAVRADQRLGGHIVQGHVDGTGVLLSREPAEHWEVVRISLPGELNRYVVEKGSIAVDGISLTVVSVDGEGFAVSLIPTTLQLTTLGAKQPGDPVNLEVDVIAKHVEKLIGAYVPDGRS from the coding sequence ATGTTCACCGGAATCGTTGAGGAACTGGGTGAGGTCGCCGCGATCGAGCCGTTCGAGGACGCGGCGCGGATGTCGATCCTGGGCAGGGCGGTCACCGCGGACGCCGGCCACGGCGACTCGATCGCCGTCAACGGCGTCTGCCTGACCGTGGTGGACGTGCGGGGGGAGGTGTTCACCGCCGACGTGATGAAGGAGACCCTGGACCGCAGCTCGCTCGGCGCGCTGAAGCCGGGCTCCCGCGTCAACCTTGAGCGCGCGGTCCGTGCGGACCAGCGTCTGGGCGGTCACATCGTGCAGGGCCACGTGGACGGGACCGGCGTGCTGCTGTCGCGGGAGCCCGCCGAGCACTGGGAGGTCGTCCGGATCTCGCTTCCCGGAGAGCTCAACCGCTATGTGGTGGAGAAGGGCTCGATCGCGGTGGACGGCATCAGCCTGACCGTGGTGAGCGTGGACGGCGAGGGCTTCGCCGTCAGCCTGATCCCGACCACCCTGCAGCTCACCACCCTCGGCGCGAAGCAGCCCGGCGACCCGGTGAACCTCGAGGTCGACGTGATCGCCAAGCACGTGGAGAAGCTCATCGGCGCGTACGTCCCGGACGGCCGGTCGTGA
- the rpe gene encoding ribulose-phosphate 3-epimerase has protein sequence MAVQISPSILSADFARLAEAAAAIPNADWLHVDVMDNHFVPNLTIGLPVVESLLKATSTPLDCHLMIEDPDRWAPAYAEAGVGSVTVHAEAAKAPIRTLRQIRAAGARAGLALNPATPVEPYEDLLGEIDMLLVMTVDPGFGGQKFLDVVLPKISRARTLIDKHGGQVWLQVDGGVSEQTIERCAEAGADVFVAGNAVYGADDPARAVDGLRALAEKV, from the coding sequence ATGGCCGTACAGATCTCTCCCAGCATCCTGTCCGCCGACTTCGCCCGCCTCGCTGAGGCGGCCGCGGCGATTCCCAACGCCGACTGGCTGCACGTCGACGTCATGGACAACCACTTCGTGCCCAACCTGACCATCGGGCTTCCGGTCGTCGAGTCCCTGCTCAAGGCGACCTCGACGCCGCTCGACTGCCACCTCATGATCGAGGATCCGGACCGCTGGGCGCCGGCCTACGCCGAGGCCGGGGTGGGCAGCGTGACCGTTCACGCCGAGGCGGCCAAGGCTCCGATCCGCACCCTGCGCCAGATCCGCGCCGCCGGGGCCCGCGCCGGTCTCGCGCTGAACCCGGCCACGCCGGTCGAGCCGTACGAGGACCTGCTCGGTGAGATCGACATGCTGCTGGTGATGACCGTGGACCCCGGTTTCGGCGGGCAGAAGTTCCTCGACGTGGTGCTGCCCAAGATCAGCCGGGCCCGCACGTTGATCGACAAGCACGGGGGCCAGGTCTGGCTCCAGGTGGACGGCGGGGTGTCGGAGCAGACGATCGAGCGCTGCGCCGAGGCCGGGGCGGACGTCTTCGTGGCGGGCAACGCCGTCTACGGGGCCGACGACCCGGCGCGCGCGGTGGACGGCCTGCGAGCCCTCGCCGAGAAGGTCTGA
- a CDS encoding PH domain-containing protein, with the protein MAYGFAGAIVLGALLLAIFLPRPFTVADKFAMLVLGLLVAGILHLLGRCRVEADERGITVVNPLRVHRYEWSEVLKVTLIVNEPWAKIDFADGVTIGAMGLQGSEKDRTVRQVRELAALIRERGEADEAR; encoded by the coding sequence GTGGCATACGGCTTCGCGGGTGCGATCGTGCTCGGTGCGTTGCTCCTGGCGATCTTCCTGCCACGGCCGTTCACCGTCGCCGACAAGTTCGCGATGCTCGTGCTCGGCCTGCTCGTCGCCGGGATCCTCCACCTGCTGGGGAGGTGCCGCGTGGAGGCCGACGAGCGGGGGATCACCGTCGTCAACCCGCTTCGGGTGCACCGCTACGAGTGGTCCGAGGTGCTCAAGGTCACCCTGATCGTCAACGAACCCTGGGCCAAGATCGACTTTGCGGACGGCGTCACGATCGGAGCCATGGGCCTGCAGGGATCGGAGAAGGACCGGACCGTACGGCAGGTCCGCGAGCTCGCCGCGCTCATCAGGGAGCGCGGCGAGGCCGACGAGGCGCGCTAG
- the ribH gene encoding 6,7-dimethyl-8-ribityllumazine synthase, whose product MSGTGRPPAQAVDAKGLTVGIVAARWHEKITDQLVARAVQAVEDSGATATVIRVAGSLEIPVVIQALARRCDAVVALGVVIRGETAHFDYVCDSVTSGLTRISLDEETPVGNGVLTCDSLDQALDRSGLPGSHEDKGYEATVAALETALILSGLRA is encoded by the coding sequence ATGAGTGGCACCGGACGTCCCCCCGCGCAGGCGGTCGACGCCAAGGGGCTGACCGTCGGCATCGTGGCCGCCCGATGGCACGAGAAGATCACCGACCAGCTCGTGGCCCGCGCCGTACAGGCCGTCGAGGACAGCGGGGCCACCGCGACCGTGATCCGGGTGGCCGGGTCCCTGGAGATCCCGGTCGTGATCCAGGCCCTGGCCAGGCGGTGCGACGCGGTCGTCGCCCTCGGGGTCGTGATCCGCGGTGAGACCGCTCATTTCGACTACGTCTGCGACTCGGTGACCTCCGGTCTGACCCGGATCTCCCTGGACGAGGAGACCCCGGTCGGCAACGGCGTGCTGACCTGTGACTCCCTCGACCAGGCCCTCGACAGGTCCGGGCTGCCCGGCAGCCACGAGGACAAGGGGTACGAGGCCACGGTCGCCGCCCTGGAGACGGCGCTGATCCTGAGCGGCCTCCGGGCCTAG